One genomic segment of Ricinus communis isolate WT05 ecotype wild-type chromosome 5, ASM1957865v1, whole genome shotgun sequence includes these proteins:
- the LOC8287705 gene encoding cation/H(+) antiporter 18 has product MASNASVGHTCPSPMKPASNGVFQGDSPLDFSLPLVILQICLVLVLTRALAFPLRRLLRQPRVIAEIIGGILLGPSALGRSEKYLHAVFPPKSLPVLDTLANIGLLYFLFLVGLELDLKSLRKTGKKALAIAIAGISLPFGMGIGSSFILRATISKGVNSTSFLLFMGVALSITAFPVLARILAELKLLTTDVGRMAMSAAAVNDVAAWILLALAIALSGSNHSPITSLWVLLCGFVFVICSTLVLPPIFKLITRRCHEGEPVEETYVCATLAAVLVAGFITDAIGIHAMFGAFVIGVLVPKEGPFARALVEKIEDLVSGLFLPLYFVSSGLKTDIATISGLQSWGLLALVTFTACFGKIVGTFLVSLACKVPLREALAMGFLMNTKGLVELIVLNIGKDKKVLNDQTFAIMVLMALFTTFITTPLVMAVYKPARKSRVADYKHRTIERKNSSMQLRILACFHSARNIPSTINLLEASRGVQKAEGLCVYAMHLMELSERSSAILMVHKARKNGLPTWNKGSKPDSNNVIVAFEAFRQLSQVMVRSMTAISSMSDIHEDICTTAERKRAAIIILPFHKHQRLDGSLETTRIDFRWVNRRVLEHAPCSVGILVDRGLGGTSHVPASDVSYLITVLFFGGRDDREALAYGARMAEHPGISLKVIRFLVAPDAQGEITQVNMESSINTKLGSWDEQFLLEFKQKTCKDSSVKYEEKAIRNTAGAMDVIHEVNHCNLFLVGRMPEGEIAIALNRWNECPELGPVGSLLATSNFSTTASVLVIQQYDSQVSLDLASHAGDDQVGRDSESY; this is encoded by the exons ATGGCTTCAAATGCTTCGGTGGGCCACACATGCCCATCTCCAATGAAGCCTGCATCAAATGGTGTATTTCAGGGTGATAGTCCTCTAGATTTTTCTCTCCCTCTGGTCATTTTGCAGATATGTCTGGTGCTTGTACTCACACGGGCTCTTGCTTTTCCTCTAAGACGACTACTAAGGCAGCCACGTGTTATCGCAGAGATTATT GGAGGAATTTTACTAGGGCCATCTGCTCTAGGTCGAAGTGAGAAATATTTGCACGCTGTGTTCCCACCCAAGAGCCTTCCAGTGTTAGATACACTTGCAAACATTGGCCTCCTTTACTTTTTGTTTCTTGTGGGGCTAGAGTTAGATCTTAAATCCCTTCGTAAAACTGGGAAGAAGGCCCTTGCAATCGCTATTGCAGGAATTAGCCTACCTTTTGGTATGGGGATTGGCTCTTCATTCATTCTCCGAGCAACTATTTCCAAAGGCGTAAATAGTACCTCATTTCTTCTATTCATGGGTGTAGCTTTGTCCATAACTGCCTTCCCAGTCTTGGCTCGTATTTTGGCCGAGCTGAAGCTTTTAACAACTGATGTTGGTAGAATGGCTATGTCTGCTGCTGCAGTTAATGATGTGGCTGCGTGGATTCTTCTTGCTCTTGCCATTGCTCTCTCTGGGTCTAACCACTCTCCCATTACTTcactttgggttttgttaTGTGGGTTTGTTTTTGTCATTTGTTCAACTCTTGTTTTGCCTCcaatattcaaattaataacCCGCCGATGCCATGAAGGTGAGCCAGTTGAAGAAACATATGTATGTGCTACATTAGCTGCTGTTCTGGTTGCTGGGTTTATTACTGATGCTATTGGAATTCATGCCATGTTTGGGGCTTTTGTAATTGGAGTTCTTGTGCCAAAGGAAGGGCCATTTGCACGTGCTCTTGTGGAGAAAATTGAAGATCTTGTATCTGGTCTCTTTCTGCCATTGTACTTTGTATCAAGTGGATTGAAGACAGATATAGCCACAATTAGTGGGCTGCAATCTTGGGGTTTGCTGGCGTTGGTTACTTTTACTGCCTGCTTTGGGAAGATTGTTGGCACTTTTCTGGTCTCACTTGCTTGCAAAGTGCCTCTTCGCGAGGCTTTAGCAATGGGGTTCCTGATGAATACTAAAGGTTTGGTGGAGCTCATTGTACTCAACATTGGTAAAGATAAAAAG GTTTTGAATGATCAGACTTTTGCCATCATGGTTCTAATGGCTCTCTTTACAACCTTCATAACCACGCCTCTTGTTATGGCTGTATATAAGCCAGCACGGAAATCAAGGGTAGCTGATTACAAGCATAGAACtattgaaaggaaaaattCAAGTATGCAACTTCGGATTTTGGCATGTTTTCACAGTGCAAGAAATATTCCATCAACCATAAATCTTCTCGAAGCCTCACGTGGGGTTCAGAAGGCTGAAGGACTTTGTGTATATGCAATGCACCTCATGGAACTGTCTGAGAGATCATCTGCCATACTAATGGTCCACAAGGCAAGAAAGAACGGGTTACCTACATGGAACAAAGGCTCAAAACCAGATTCTAATAATGTTATTGTGGCATTTGAGGCTTTTCGGCAACTGAGCCAGGTAATGGTACGTTCAATGACGGCAATCTCTTCAATGTCTGATATTCACGAGGACATCTGCACCACTGCTGAGAGGAAGAGAGCTGCGATCATTATTCTTCCATTTCATAAGCATCAAAGGTTGGATGGCTCATTGGAGACTACTAGAATTGACTTTCGCTGGGTCAATCGGAGAGTTCTTGAGCATGCCCCATGCTCAGTAGGAATTCTAGTTGATCGCGGGCTTGGTGGAACCTCTCATGTTCCTGCAAGTGATGTCTCTTATCTAATTACAGTTCTTTTCTTTGGTGGCCGTGATGACCGTGAAGCTCTTGCTTATGGAGCTCGAATGGCTGAACACCCTGGGATCAGTTTAAAGGTTATTCGTTTTTTAGTGGCACCAGACGCTCAGGGGGAAATTACCCAAGTTAACATGGAAAGCTCTATAAACACCAAACTGGGATCCTGGGATGAACAGTTCCTTTTAGAATTCAAGCAGAAAACATGCAAGGACAGTTCTGTAAAATACGAAGAGAAAGCCATTAGAAATACTGCAGGAGCTATGGATGTGATCCATGAAGTTAACCACTGTAATCTTTTTCTTGTGGGCCGAATGCCTGAAGGTGAAATAGCTATAGCTTTAAACAGATGGAATGAGTGTCCAGAATTGGGACCTGTAGGCAGCTTACTGGCTACATCTAACTTCTCAACTACAGCATCCGTCTTGGTGATCCAACAATATGATAGTCAGGTATCTTTGGATTTGGCTTCACATGCAGGTGATGATCAGGTGGGCAGAGACTCGGAATCTTACTGA
- the LOC8287704 gene encoding LOW QUALITY PROTEIN: dirigent protein 5-like (The sequence of the model RefSeq protein was modified relative to this genomic sequence to represent the inferred CDS: inserted 1 base in 1 codon), translating into MHDLSTITTRQIKVNSSTMKNLTGKSCFILFMLRISQSVVAHRKSLKHQKPCNRFVLYFHDILFDGKDLANSTSARITNATKLGDYVFGXIVFDDPVTQDENLLSPPVARAQGFYFYDKKTDYNAWMSFALAFNSTERKGILNIMGADFMNEKIRDLPVVGGTGDFFMSRGIATIQTQATEGIKYFRLKMDVKLYECHY; encoded by the exons ATGCATGATTTAAGTACCATTACCACTAGACAAATTAAAGTAAACTCATCAACCATGAAAAACCTGACAGGAAAATCCTGTTTCATTCTCTTCATGCTCCGTATATCTCAATCTGTTGTAGCTCACAGGAAATCATTAAAACATCAAAAACCATGCAATCGGTTTGTACTATATTTCCACGACATTCTCTTTGATGGAAAAGATTTAGCTAACTCAACATCTGCAAGAATAACAAATGCAACTAAACTTGGGGATTATGTATTCG TGATTGTTTTCGATGATCCTGTAACACAAGATGAGAACCTTCTTTCTCCACCTGTTGCCAGAGCACAAGGGTTCTATTTCTACGACAAGAAAACTGATTACAATGCATGGATGTCCTTCGCTTTGGCCTTTAACTCCACTGAACGTAAAGGTATTTTGAACATTATGGGTGCAGATTTTATGAATGAGAAGATAAGAGATCTTCCAGTAGTTGGAGGGACAGGAGATTTCTTCATGTCTAGAGGGATTGCTACTATTCAGACACAAGCTACTGAGGGTATCAAATATTTTCGACTAAAGATGGATGTTAAGTTATATGAATGtcattattaa